Genomic DNA from Salvia miltiorrhiza cultivar Shanhuang (shh) chromosome 1, IMPLAD_Smil_shh, whole genome shotgun sequence:
aggtcactactccacgcaatgcccccACAAATaacgaggttcagcaattgagaacacccacacccccttgccagcaatacgcGGACACTTGCGTaatcagcctcaatcacatcagtgaaaatcttatggagacatCGCAGACAAGAGAAGTTACGcgggaacttgaagacaagatgaaggaaaaatatcccgaactgttttagcagagatatgcaaatttcgggacgaaatttttgttaagaggggtagtatgtagtagcccgctcttttaattatgattaaaactagtaaatgcaatttttataaataaatccagtttatggtcctaattttttttttttttttttttttttttatcagaacgaagttattattttagctttataacatatgagaaaaacgcgacgaggattattgagctattcaataattattatttccaagttataactgacttagcaaagtcatgttatttattaatcgaaaaacagaagcagttatattttattagtactACTTGAAGTCGAGAAATTATTCTGACTGccacgcagattaaatctacggatttaatctagatattaaatggcttgtgaagtgaattaaatctatgtatttaatttatacacgaataatgagcagaagccagtatttgattgcaaacacgcgATTAAATAGTAGATGCACTGAGTAACCAAGACAcaaagatttattattatttacaattaGAACTTCAACCACCACTATCAATCAATGcagtaattgattttttttttctgagtaCAAGAAGAAATCTTTGCATATAAGTTCACCACTGGCAGCAAGAGTGACGCAGTACATTtgggtaaaaaaataaaactctcGAATTTGCTGGCTTTAGGAGGAAGATCATGCTTAAGACAATCATCTTCCACTATCTAATTATTTATCAACCACTACCTCCACTTAACAAAAATGAGACCTACGCACTAGCCTGCACCACCACCCTTTTTCTCCACCAAACTTTCCACTTACTTCATTCCTTCTCTCATACACCAAGCACCAGAAAGGGAGATGAAGTTCCTGCTGCCAACTGCCAAGTATCGAGAGTTTCTTCTCCATTGAATTCATTATCAACAACAGCAGCTACCAACACAAAATACTCAAGGTCAAGCGCAAGaataagaactacacaaggagttagagtaccttagcaaaactttgctatcaggtgggcaatttcttacgcgtaaataaaatgctatgtaagtgttatgctttaaaatgcaaattggatcttcaagtgtggtatgctttattacgcttaaatgagttaagctttattatgatgtacgttaaatgatttacgctatgctgtttatattatttatgccctatgtaatttacgcttatttacgcttgaatgctttacgctgataagtttatgcttatgtttgatgcatgcgtctgttgagggaggcctccctcaacagtacgatgccgtgtccgctgaggagggccttcctcacggcgcgatgcccgtgtccgctgagggaggcctccctagcggcgcgatgccagtatgccagtataccagtgttacagcgtctattgggggaggcctccctcaatagtacgatgccgtgaccgctgagggaggctccccctcacggcgcgatgcccgtgttcgttggggaaggccttctccacgacacgatgcttgtttatgattattgatgatgaagaatgcgctcatgctatttatgaatttggaattgtttaatgagcaaaggatttgaaagaaacttatgcctcttatgcgatgttgtgaaattgttaatgatgttatgttatatgcttggcaactgcccactaagtactcttgtacttagcctttcgatgtttatgtttgtgcaggttgagctgtgatgggcgatgaagtgttgttgctgagtagagtttttgtcgaacttaaagtaggctcagaaaggatacatgtcttcatacatgtatctcagttatgcattccgctgtaaacactgattatttcagttacaccttccgttgcaaactctgataatgttttagccaagcccctaacgatgcctttttcctttttaaggaatataacgcgtattcaagctctttgagtattcttttatgcacccctttctaaacccgcttcttaatttcccttccccagtcatggttttcccggattaattatccttaattaaggccggtcgtgacagcaGCAGACCGTCGTCTTACAGCAGCAGCAAGCAGCACCCTATCGGCGAGTCGGCGACGGCGACTGCTCCCCGGCCTCCCCTCCGCAACAGCAGCAGCCCGCGATTTGCGTCGTCACGTCCACGCAGCAGCATTCTTGTTTTAAGAATGAATTGTTAAtatatgtttttcttgttttatgaaTTGACTGATATGTGTGAAATTGAATCGCTGATGTTTATGGATTTTTTTCTCTTCAGATTTCGAGATGTGAGGCAGCAgcatgtttttcttgttcttttcgttttttttgtaattatttgaaatgagtCAAATGACAGTAGCATGTTTTTATgatttgaaaaatagaaaattcagtttttataaatcggatcggttcggttcggttttgaaccgatgcTCAGTCATATTTGtgggaaaaactaaaatttaaaaatttattattgttttaaaccaaatttaccctaaaaaaattgGGAGGTGGGGGGTGGcgagtaaaataaacaaaaatttggGGCAAGGGGGTTGGGGGTggcaataaaaatttaataaaaagatagggggtggggggtagtgggtggcaagaaaaacttaatttttttgggggggatgCATGTTTTTCTGTAGTAATATGCATGGAAAATAagtcagtttttttttaaaaaatatataattttattaatattcaattttttttctttccgaTTTTACCCCAGTGCAAATTTTGGTTTGTCCCtacaaatataacacaaaatagagatgagagatgcaaaataatgccaatttgataaatctgtactatattaaaaagagagttctcaatttcaaattgatttcaaatcaatttcaaaattgagtggcaaatttgtgattataataaaattattaatgtgaattattttttattttttatattaaactaaaatatttatcttaaattatagtatttttttattatatttagaattttttatataaaaatcaaattaatataaattttatatataataaaatataaaaatattttccgtgcgttgcacgagtgcaaatgctagttatgaTGTAAAcgttaatttagtaaaataaaataatttcattccattcctagaatttatttttagataccaATCATTAGGAATGGAATCATACAAGGAATTACTATTCCATTCATTTTGTATTCTTTATGCATACCAAGCAAATGAATCACCAAGGTTTGTCATTCCTTTTCTCCCTTCATTCCATTCCCACCCCCATTCCATTCCACCCCCATTCTATTCCATTCCTACATTCATTCCATTCCACCCCCATttcattccatcataccaatcacctcctaagTGATTATTCAGAGAGCGCACGGCTGCGAGTGCACAGCAGGTGTTCGAGGAAATGCCAAAAAGATAGCTACGTGTTGACGGGTGAAACCCGTTTAAGTTATTAGAGTCGATTAATCattccttcatttttttttagtgtAACAATTTTCTTCTTGATAGAGCTTAGAAGTCGATTACCCATAGTAggtttatttttgggttattatttatttcagtaAATTTCTTTGTTTCATTTCAGCCTACGTAGCTCTGTaggtaatttaaataatttactgTGTAAAGCAACTTTTTAAGCAAGATTAATTGCTATATTCAgattttcatgctcttctcATTTACTCATGAATAGTATCCATGATGTTCTAGCTAGGTTCTATTCAACTGCAAATTTTGTTCTTAGACTTTGGCCATCATTCCATCATATGACTGCGCGCAtgattctttttctttctattgcagagattattttttttgccTAATCATTTTCTTTTACCCTCTTTTGCCATGACTTATTCAATGTAAGAAACTTTAATGCATCGTTGCCAATTTTTGTAGGTGTATTGTTTATGTTACAATTTAAACTTTTACTATTTGCTTTTTTGTAGGTACTTTAGTGTAAGGCATATATACACTTGTTTGATTCTTTGGGGGTGTTGTCATGCAACTTTGAACTTTTCTTTCTTTGATATGAAAATCTCTAATTAAGATATCTTTACCCACATGATAACGAATTAATATGGTGGTAGGTATTAATTAATTGCATGGCATCAATATCGCCTTCAATgcctcataacttaattatttgtGGTACTATGGAAAAGATTGATTTAATCGCacatatataagtaaataaggCCATGAAATTGAGATAGTGGAATTTGATTAAGATGCTACAGCGTCCATTTACAACAAAGTAACATAGATTCTCATGAAGGAGTCTTGAACCTAACAACGGACACGTCTCTGCGAGGCTTAAGATTAAACGTCTGTGGAGCGGGAGGTTGAGAGCCGTCGGGGAGAGTGATGCTGGCCTCATATTCGCCGTGGAAGAGCGAAGCTTCAAAGGCTCCACTGCGGTCGGTTTTCCCGTTAGCATCCGGCACCCTGATGAACTCGCTCATGAACTTGTCGACGGCGTCGCCGGCCGGCAAGTTGTTGTAGTCGTTGTCGGTCAAGCACATCCTGAAGCATGAGATATTGGGCCACACTGCCGCCCACATTATAATGCCGTTCACATATGGATGCGAGTGAAGCTCGCGCAGCAGCGGCTCCACATATTTAACCTGCCCAAAGTAATACACGATTTAGTGTTTATAATTGTAATAGTTTGATTCATAAGTTGAGAAAAACAGTTACCATCCACGCATTTTGTTGGGTGTTGACATCAAACTCCGTGATCCAGATGCGCAATCCGGTGGCATGAAGCATATCAATCGACGCCCTGATGAAGGGGTAGTTTGGCTCAAGTATGAAATGGCCTTGGAGGCCAATCCCTAGAGGACCGCCGTAGCCTCCTTCTCTGAGCTGGTCGATCTTCTGCAGATATTGCCACGGGTTGGCTTTGGACTGGATGCTGCAATCCTCAATGACATTGAATTCATTGAGGAAGGGGATGGGATGAGGGTCCAGCTGCCGGAGGAGTCTGAAGACGTCGGTCCCGTTGTTGGTGACATTGCTGTACAAGACGTAGTGCATATTCTCGTTGATAACATCCCAGTGGATGAACTGCCCCTTGTACTTAGTCACCACCGACTTGACTCGCTTGAGGACTGCCTCGCGCAGCTCCTCCGGCGACAGTGTTTTCTGCCACTGTGCCTGGAACTGGTTGTCTTCCCACAGTATATTGTGGCCCCGGAGCGTGATATGGTGCTTTTTCGCAAACTTCAGCATCGCATCCGGGACCGTGTAGTTCACCACCCCCGGGGTGATTTCGGTGAACTGCCTGAAAATTTGAGTTAACACAAAGAAAACAACATTGTGTTAGTATGACCAGATAAAATCAATGTGTTAGGTGAGATGGAACTAATAAGAAAACAACAGTGAGTAACAAATTACCATTTGAGCTCGTTTTCAAAAGCGGAATATTTGAACCGTTTCTCCAAGAACCATCTCTGGTATTCTTGGTTGTCCAGGATCAACCGGTTCATGTTGCAGCCAAAGGGGAAATGCGGCTCGTGTTGTTTGATCAACACAGCCGCGTCAGCCACTGGATTTTCCAATGGATCAACAACTTCAAATCTCACTTTCCCCTTGCGCACCTGCATATCATCATATATACCATATCATCTCACATATAATTAAACACAGATtccacattaattaattatgaattgtACCTTTTCAAGGCTGTGAGCCTGGTGGCAAGTCCACTCTTCTTGCGTGAACGGCTGCACCGAGACGCTATCAACCCACATATCAGATCCTGTGGAGTTGGTCTTGAcacacaaccaaaataaattaatgttaattagagataattgaaagagagagagagattgagagagagagacctcaAAATGGAGCTCGGCTGCTTCAGTAACGTTGACATGGAAGCCACCTTTGAGCATGGTCCAGCAACCGGCTTTTGCCACAATCCAATTAGCGGTTTGGTTGCCGGTGCTCGTTACTATCTTAACTTGCACCGCAACTTCTCCCACGCTAACTTGGAACCATGCTgcaaattaatgttaattagtaTTCTTTTTCAATTAATAACTTAGTGGTAGCaacaaaaagtaattaattaatgaactaCCTGAAACGGTGTACAGTATGTCTCTGTCAACGTTGAAAGCCTGAGAAAGGCCGTCGGAGCGTGGCGTGTGAATGTTGGAAACGACTGCGTAGCTATTGCCGCACGCCGACTTGGCAGTAGCTATTGTAGCGTTTCCAACTGCCGCCCATCCCGTAAGTTCATCGTTGAATTCTGAATTCACGGCGATTCCTCCATAGTATTGCGGCGGCTTGGGCTTCGCCACACACTGACAATATTtcattcattattttaattgcGATTGCGAGTAATGGAAGAAGATCATGCATGTAAAGGAACAGATTGGTAGTAACAAAATGCATCAAGTTAGCTAATTACGTACCCCAAGTGTGTATGAGTAATCATAGGGCACCGCATAAACTTCAAAAACTGaccaacaaaaattaaaatatatagatgtcagtttatatatatatgatcagGAAAAACACAAAGAGATCGAGAGACAGACAGAGAGAATAATATGTAccaaagaaaagagagaataGAGTGAAAACAGTGATCAGAAAAGCCATTTGGACGATGGAAGTTCAAATTCTTCTTCGGCGGAATCTCaaggcaagagagagagagagagagagcttgaggatTGTGTTTAAGAAAGCTTGAAGGGGTGAGGTAGAATATGCTAAGAATGAGGCCTCTTTATAGAAAGGGAAGACTGAAGCATTTCACATATATGTGTCTGttaaacagagagagagagatcataagaatgaagaagatggagtcggtgtgtgtgtgagagagcgAAAGAGAAGGAGTGTGTGTGGTTCGATTGATGAGCAGTCTCGTCCTTCCCCTTCCCAATTTAATTTTGCTGTGAGCTCTCATTGCTGTGCTGGCCTCTACAGGTGTGAAGTCTGTGTTTGTTTACATTTACATTATAgctttccaaaaatagaaaaatgctAAGAATAGATACAACTTtagcatttaattaaaaaaaatcacagtCTCCAAACCTTAAATATAGAAATTTTCGATGTCAAACACCATGTATTGTATTTATGTTGCCTTCCAATTTTCAATGCAAGCATGTGAAATGTTTTCCTATTTCAGTCTACCCATCCTGATGtgtttttcattatatataaagAATTAAACTATCGTGTGGGATTATTTTTGAAGAATACACTAATTTTGACTCAATTATGGTgttagataaatttataaaatgtttCTACAATATTTCCCGTAACAAAATACACTTTTGTGCAATTTTTTACTATTAGGAAAACTGTATCACGTGTTTTTTTTAGCACGTCAATAAAATTGTTGTCTTGCATTCAGGGCCGGTCCTGTATCTCACAGGGCcctaaacaaaaattaaaaaataggcccttataatttttttttatatcgacgaaacaacaataatatattaacataaaCTTTCTCAACCAATTATTCAAAAGAGTTTTCaatcaaaagagaagaaaagataagttactaagaattcaacatTAACGGTATGATCTAAGTGAAGAAAAGAACTTTCATAAGACAAAgctatgtaaataaatactttaTAATATGGTTCACCATAGCAGCAGTATTGAATGCAATCTGTCCTCACAATATCTAACCAAAACACAATTTCTTGTATATCTAGCAAGGATAAAAAGGACAAAAATATTaggattttataaaaaataaataatatgaaatattgatagaacatacaataaaaattagtttaaaaTAGAGATAAGTTTCTTACTTTATCTAAATACAACACGTATTATAGTTTTAGAGGCAAATATATTTATCAAGTTTGTAATCTGACTGATCAACCAAATTTctttcaattgataacatagccaAACCAAAATTAGTTTAAAATAGAGATAAGTTTCTTACTTTATCTAAATACAACACGTATTATAGTTTTAGAGGCAAATATATTTATCAAGTTTGTAATCTGAATGATCAACCAAATTTctttcaattgataacatagccaAACCATTCAACCTGTCTTGCGACATAGTTGATCGTAGATTCACtttttgattcattttttttaggaaTGTTTTTTCAGTTACTGCATATATTTTTGGAATactatttgttaaaaaaaataatatatatatatatatatatatatatactatatatatgtataaatatcTATAAATTGGGCCCCCAAAAATTTGGGGCCCTATGCGACAGCATGTTGAGCATGCCCTCAGGTACGGGCCTGCTTGCATTGTATGCACTAACTATAGAGTCAATTAATGAACACAAATACTcttgtgcaaccggttgcaccgtgcaactggttgccagaatgacactacttcattcgagaattgacacttgaacatttccgaatgacactacttcaacatacaaatgacacttgaacttcaacatacaaatgacacttgacttcaagtgtcatttgtatgttgaagtagtgtcattcagaaatcaGTTGCACAGGAGAATGTCTCATTATTGAAATAGTAAAgcaaactttattttcttaattaccATAACTTATGTTCGAATGTCTAGATTATAACAAATTTAGCAAAAAAGGGACCCTAAAAAAACTAATAATAACAATGTGTGAATTTATGATGACGATAAATACTTGTGTAGGTTACGACTCATATCATTTAATAAAGTCTTAATAAGTTGAGTTATATTTATAGATGCGGGACGAAGTGATATCATCACAGAAACGAAgattgaaaaaagaataaaaatatcataCAAGCATGAgtacatcaaaatcaaatattgTGATGCAAATCATAATTTTGTTGGTGGTAATGCAAAGTGTATCACAAGAAATAGAGGCGTGGGAAAGTTGGCTGGTTAAGGACTTGAAAGGATGCTACAAGTATTGGCGGCCAGTATGCAGAGGCACTTTCCCTCTCAAAGGCGTTTGTTGTGATGTATGATACTTAGAAAGAAGATTAGTGGAGATTGTTATTATACAATTGTTGAAGACTTAAGAACCCATAACTCTTGCGAAGGAGGATCAAGTAACGTTTACAACATTGCGGGTGCGCTTTGGCAAAGTTGTTTCCAAGGAATATATTGAGATCTCTCCCATCTCGTctttacattttattatttttattattaaatttgttgaaatatgaatGATAACATTTACGAaagatttatataaaattgagagTGGTACAGTACTGCGTATAACATGATGATATGCATTCATCTACTAATATCAAAGATTGTAACGCtagaaaatttattttattcaatagtgaattttaattttgatgtgaGCTCTCATTGCTGTGCTGGCCTCTACAGGTGTGAAGTCTGTGTTTGTTtacatttacattttatttttatgatattaaattttatttatctagGGATTTAAGTGTTTGTTTACACtttcataaaattttattttgtcaaGATTCGGAATGAATGTGTCAAGTAGAAACTGATACAAGTGTGACTGTTAGTTGGCGGTGATattcagaaaataaaattaaaatgaaaaaaatagataCGAATATGCGATCAAATATTAGTTGTTACTTGTTAAAGTTGGTAATAGTAATTAGAGGTTCATTCTAGTTGAAAGGCTTTATTTCTCAGTGCATCGAATATTCTTAACAATATATCGAGATGGATTTAGAGATGAAGCAATTTGGACTACGGTTTGCTTTATAGTTGCAGTGCAAGAACAATATATGtccttttttatgtttataaacATCAAAAAAGACATAAGTATTAatgtattattataaaaatacaaGCATGGCATCCAAGCTATAGATATATTGTCTTTCTTTAAGTCGTgacttatcaaaaaaaaattccataaCTAGAAACGATGAATGAATTGATGTGAATGTTTGATCATAGGGTGGTTAGGTGTCACATCAAGTATATAATTTAACCCATCCATTATGCTTCCCAAAAATAGGAAAATGCTAAGAATGGGTACAAAGTCAGCCGGTTCTGAATTGAAGCTCAAGAATTAAAatgtttaataattaaattatttaacatgtcataaattattaatatactattattataaaaatgtaATATATGTTGAGAAACCTAGCTAGTATCATTATTGAGAAATTAGTATATGTTCATGAAGATATATTGTTCTGGCTAGTACATGCATGGCATCCAAGCTATAGatattatttctttctttaaGTCACTTATCAAAAACATCCCATATCTAGAAACGATGAATGACTAGACGTGAATGTTTGATCATAGGGTGATTAATTAGGTGTCGCattaagtatttaatttaaCCCATCCATTATAGCTTTTCAAAAATAGGAAAAGTGCTAACAATAGGTACAACTTCAGTCGGTTCTCAATTGAATTAGCTCAAGAAATCTTTAGATTTAATCTCTTATTTGTACAAACTTGTACGGATTTATTTAACATGTCGTACATTATTAATAGAAAAAATACATCCGCGTGACCATTttaaagaaggaaacacaaattttggccgctgatttgaaaaacacaaaatctgatcATATTTTATGCGTTTCGCCCAAATTACCCTTTTACCCGTCGGTCGCGCTTATttgtgttgcacgaatgatactagtgaccatattagtgtcaatagTATCATATAGTCGTACTGATAGATTGTTTTGTCTTATATAGATGAGTGCAGtcatatgaccattttgaacacttccccaTATGAtttttagattctccatttaggcTTTAATCATCgaatgatacttttggcactaatattaccatttgtaccaaaagtaccaatttacttgatatttttataatttatgttggtacttttgacactaatactgtcatttgtgccaaaagtaccaatttacttgttttttttttttttttgctttctgtCTGTACTTaattttggcactaatattgtcatttgtaccaaaagtaccaatttacttgtgttttttttttctattggtatttttggcactaatagtgtcaagtggacctaacccgcgcgcaaactcGAATCTGGTCCGccttaattaagggcaaaacaatcctaaaacgtaaaaaaaattgctaaaatttgtattttttagatGAGTGgtcaaatattgagtttcattgctcaatatggcTATCTTACACGTTGACtcttattaatatattattattatattaagtgcGTTAATATTTCATACTAATTTTCTTAAGCTTTATCATATTTCTCATTAGTACGCGTAATTCATTACtaagacaattttttttttagttttccaaaatttataatttgattttataattatatattcaatttatttaataatatttttagaaataatataattttagaaCCCCggccccaccaccaccaccaccacgccccccacacacacacaaagaatttacaattttaataatgcataattcaaaattcaaaccAGACACAAATTATGAATCAACGTTAAACCTAATGCATTGTCTTGTGTGTGTTATTATTCTTATGAGTATCTCTTCATTAATGTGAGATCATTATTCATCTTTGTGATGTGACTTTTAACCGTAgcatttgaattaaaaataaaaataaaaaaataaaaatcactgTCTAAACCTTATATAACTGTagaattttcaatttgaaactCACCATATGTATTGTTACCTTCCAAGCATGTGTGAAATGTTTTCCTAGCTATTTCATGTCTACCCACCATGATGTGTTTTTCATTATGAAGATAAACTATCGCGTGGGATTATTTTTTAAGAATACACTAATTTTGGTGTTGGATtatgtttcaaaaaaaatttggtgttggattaatttataaaatgctTCTACAATAATTCCCGATTTACACTTTTGAGCAATATTTTGACAATTAGGAAAACTGTgttacatgtttttttttttttaaacaagaaaaagaaattggTATTGTACGTACGTATTAGCTAGCTATATAGTCAATTAATGAAATAACAAAGCagccttttttatttttattttttgaagttTAACAAAGCAACCCTTATTTTCTTTACCATAAGTTTGGTTCGAATACTTTATTTGGTCTCACTATATACTATGTCTAGATAACAAATTTAACAAAAAACGacactaaaaaaataataataacaaaaccAAATATACAACATTGTTGAGGTACATCCGTCCGCACCACATGTAGACGGATCAAATTCAGCTCAAATCCGCACCCGACCCGGCCCAAACAATTTTTTCGCCAAAAAAAATTTGGTCCGTTTTTTTTTACCAACATAAGTGATACTTTTACTGACAACAAAtaacatttttattaaataaaaatgatacttcgcaaatgatattttttatagaatcaaatgatatatttcaaataacacttttaatagagtgaaaatttaaaatgtcctATTCTTTAAGTTCTATGGTAAAAATGCtctcttttataaacataagctaactatgccctattctttaaataccctttgatttgatgagtttgcttggttttctatgaaagtcttacacatttgaccgatttgacagctattgGTCATAAAAAGTCAACGATTTAACAACTATCAGTCAAGAATACTTATGAAcgatgggtggctagatcatgtgtccgcctgggcagacacatgattttatcgggcggacacatgatctagccacctaccggtcatatgtactcttgaccgatagctgtcaaatcgttgacttttatgactaatggctgtcaaatcgatcaaatgtGTAAAATTTTCGccaaaaaccaagcaaacccatcaataTCAATATTGGTATTGCACGTACGTATTAGCTAGCTATATAGTCAATTAATGAAATAACAAAGcaaccttttattttttttattttttgaagttTAACAAAGCAACCCTTATTTTCTTTACCATAAGTTTGGTTCGAATACTTTATTTGGTCTCACTATGTACTATGTCTAAATAACAAATTTAGCAAATAACGAccctaaaaaataataataacaaaaccAAATATACAACATTGTTGAGGTACATCCGTCCGCACCACATGTAGACGGATCAAATTCAGCTCAAATCCGCACCCGACCCGGCCCAAACAATTTTTTCGCCAAAAAAAATTTGGTCCGTTTTTTTTAGCAACATAAATGATACTTTTACTGACAACAAAtaacatttttattaaataaaaatgatacttcgcaaatgatattttttatagaacCAAATGATACATTTCAAATAACACTTTTAatagagtgaaaatttaaaatgccctatTCCTTAAGTTCTATGGTAAAAATGTcctcttttataaacataagcattctatgccctattctttaattaaagggtaaaataggtacttcacataattagggcatagaa
This window encodes:
- the LOC130992320 gene encoding endo-1,4-beta-xylanase 5-like; translated protein: MAFLITVFTLFSLFFVFEVYAVPYDYSYTLGCVAKPKPPQYYGGIAVNSEFNDELTGWAAVGNATIATAKSACGNSYAVVSNIHTPRSDGLSQAFNVDRDILYTVSAWFQVSVGEVAVQVKIVTSTGNQTANWIVAKAGCWTMLKGGFHVNVTEAAELHFETNSTGSDMWVDSVSVQPFTQEEWTCHQAHSLEKVRKGKVRFEVVDPLENPVADAAVLIKQHEPHFPFGCNMNRLILDNQEYQRWFLEKRFKYSAFENELKWQFTEITPGVVNYTVPDAMLKFAKKHHITLRGHNILWEDNQFQAQWQKTLSPEELREAVLKRVKSVVTKYKGQFIHWDVINENMHYVLYSNVTNNGTDVFRLLRQLDPHPIPFLNEFNVIEDCSIQSKANPWQYLQKIDQLREGGYGGPLGIGLQGHFILEPNYPFIRASIDMLHATGLRIWITEFDVNTQQNAWMVKYVEPLLRELHSHPYVNGIIMWAAVWPNISCFRMCLTDNDYNNLPAGDAVDKFMSEFIRVPDANGKTDRSGAFEASLFHGEYEASITLPDGSQPPAPQTFNLKPRRDVSVVRFKTPS